A region of the Legionella sp. PATHC035 genome:
GTTTGGGAAATTAGGCATTTACATTTTATTAGTCGCAATTATTAGCCCTCATGCTTCTACGCTGGGCCTAACTGATGGTTCTGCACGTGCTTTTACAGGCACTCTAATGATTTTAATCACTTCATTTGGTTATGCGTCAATAATACCCAGCTTACGAGACTATTTCGGGGATGATATACGAAACCTCAGACGGGTTATTCTATTAGGTTCGCTTATCCCTCTTGCTTGCTACATTGTATGGGATGCGGTAATTATGGGTGTTGTCTCACGTGAGGGAGAAAATGGACTGCTTGCACTCATGAACTCAGACCATGCAACCAGTGGATTAACTGAGGCCTTAAGCCAAGCTGTTCAAAATCAATGGATTAGCGGATTCTTTGGATTTTTCACTTCCATATGTATGCTCACCGCTTTTTTAGGGGTTTCATTAGGATTATTTGATTTTCTGGCAGATGGATTAAAGCTGCAGAAATCGGGTAATCAAGGAAAATATATTTTGGTCTTAACGTTCCTTCCTCCACTCGCAGTAGTTTTGCTCAATCCAGGGATTTATCTGCATGCATTAAGCTATGCCGGCATATGTTGTGTTATTTTATTGTTATTATTGCCTGCGATTATGGCTTGGCGAGGGCGCCGCACCTTAGTGACAACTGAAAGTCACTTGGTTCCTGGAGGTAATTCCAGTCTCGCATTAATTGGTTGTATTGCTACTGGTTTACTGATCATCGCGATCATGTATTAAGCCAATAAAGATCGTGATGTCTGGGTACGGCAGCACTGCCATTAGATACCCTATTGAGCCGCAGAAGGAGTTAATTGCGGCTCATGCCCCTCCCCCTCCGCCCTTCTTTTCTCTAAAGAAGCAGAAGTATTTTTTCAAGTTATCTCATACCAGCTATAATTTACATGAACAACTTGTTCTATATGCATACAAGGAGGTTGTTATGTTATATTGGGCCCTCATATTTTTTATTATTGCAATCATTGCAGCAGCATTCGGATTTGGTGGAATTGCAGTAGCAGCTGCAGGAATTGCAAAAATTTTATTCTTCTTATTTCTTGTTATCTTTGTCGTATTTCTTGTAATGGGGCTACTTGCTCGACGTCCCCCACCTCCCCCACTATGAAATAAGACAACAAACAAGTAATGAGCTTTACCATTACCCCGATTGCAACGAGGGAGCTTCCCTCGTTCATCACGACAACAACAGATGCCAAGTACTTGTCCCGTACATGGAGCGTAAACAGGTACCCAATGAGATACCTCGGAATGGCAAAGAGTTTTATTTTAATGATTGAAAGTTAATCAAATAGTTTAATTTGCATGGCTTGAGAGGAACTTTGCCAAGCTCTTTTCATGATTTCTGTATTAAAAGAAATTCCAAAATCACCATTTCGATTCAGGGCAATGACTCCCATCTCGCCATTTAACTGCTTATTGCGTTCGTGAATCACATGATCGCACGCCTCTTGTAAAGGCATATCAAATTCCATCATCATAGAAATCGTATGAGCAACCACGCCCCGTATTAAATATTCACCTTCCCCTGTTCCAGATACCGCACAGGTTGCATTATTGGCATAACATCCCGCGCCAATCACGCAGCTGTCACCAATTCTCCCTGGAAGGCAATTGCTGATTCCACCTGTTGAAGTTGCTGCGGCAAGATTTCCTTGTACATCTAAAGCCACAGCACCGACCGTTCCTTTCATTTT
Encoded here:
- a CDS encoding amino acid permease, with the translated sequence MINSKLIGGILLIVGTSIGGGMLALPVSTAEVGFSNSIFFLFFCWLIMTAGALLMLEVNLRLPAGSNMISMAKSTLGLPGQIIAWITYLFLLYTLLSAYISGGSDVFNSLLHKMNIDLPNSITAILFTLLFSLIVYKGIRSVDYVNRGLMFGKLGIYILLVAIISPHASTLGLTDGSARAFTGTLMILITSFGYASIIPSLRDYFGDDIRNLRRVILLGSLIPLACYIVWDAVIMGVVSREGENGLLALMNSDHATSGLTEALSQAVQNQWISGFFGFFTSICMLTAFLGVSLGLFDFLADGLKLQKSGNQGKYILVLTFLPPLAVVLLNPGIYLHALSYAGICCVILLLLLPAIMAWRGRRTLVTTESHLVPGGNSSLALIGCIATGLLIIAIMY
- a CDS encoding DUF1328 family protein; this encodes MLYWALIFFIIAIIAAAFGFGGIAVAAAGIAKILFFLFLVIFVVFLVMGLLARRPPPPPL